A window of Eubacteriaceae bacterium ES3 contains these coding sequences:
- a CDS encoding acyl-CoA dehydratase activase-related protein encodes MEQLHRLGIDIGSTTLKIVVLNRDANIIFSDYKRHFAQIPETLATMLQEAISQVGDLPVLAAITGSGGMTLNKALGIPHIHEVAAVTTALKQYAPATDVAIELGGEDAKIIYLTNGLEQRMNGICAGGTGSFIDQMATLLKTDANGLNILAKNSTTIYPIAARCGVFAKTDLQPLINEGVSQSDLSASIFQAVVNQTISGLACGRPIVGNVAFLGGPLSFLDGLKESFIRTLALKKNHIISPDHAHLFAAIGAASNISEQMPDDLSAILHQVLFGIQIPFENNRLEPLFKNDNQVQAFKTRHSQTTLTKRKLGNYTGDCYLGIDAGSTTTKLALIADDGSLLYSFYDNNQGSPVQTTSQALKELYRQLPQTAVIRQSCVTGYGESLLKAAFNLDLGEVETLAHYKAAQFFEPSVEAILDIGGQDMKFIRIKDQQIDSILLNEACSSGCGSFLETFAASLNLSIEDFSQLAMAAQNPVDLGNRCTVFMNSRVKQAQKEEANLSDIAAGLSYAVIKNALFKVIKLTDAQYLGQKVVVQGGSFLNDAVLRSFEMLTGLTAIRPQQAGIMGALGAALIARDSKEKSTLLSARQLEQLKISTVTERCKRCANACLLTINSFSDDRKHVSGNRCERGQTQHIPKYQKSNETGIHLKTVPNLYDYKLKRTFSYTSLPTDQAQRGKVGIPRVLNMYENYPFWHTFFTQLSYQVVLSPLSSHKIYELGMESMPSETACYPAKLAHGHVKWLISQGIDTIFYPCVAYERKEFCDANDHYNCPMVTSYPENIANNIDNLINFEKPFLSFESKRILKKRLLELFSTEKNIPVREVSSAVDAGWAELLQARADLSRKGEETLDFLEINGSRGIVLSGRPYHLDPAINHGIPDLIASYGVAVLTEDSISHLGRVDRPTLVLDQWMYHSRLYAAAAYVGTQDNLELVQLNSFGCGLDAVACDQVAEMLEKSNKTNTVLKIDEIKNTAAVRIRIRSLLAVLDQNRQSPSQRINTAHQRVIFTKAMKQNYTILAPQMSPIHFDFLTPVFKSCGYKFEFLQDFGPEVITLGLQYVNNDACFPSIIVVGQMMSALLSGQYDLSQIAVMMMQTGGGCRASNYIGFIRRALDKAGFSHIPVISLNPVGLEKNPGFSVSPKLLFNGLQGLIYGDVLSHLLLRTRPYELEAGSANNLYQKWRDRCIKTLESKTPWKDYKQNINEMVADFEVLALRQTVRKPRVGIVGEIYVKYLPTANNHLVNLLEADGVEVEVPGIFNFFSYCCYDYVFNARYLGKEKVLSHLGKASIKILEFLRKPASDALFSSQRFIPPTPISKLIDFAEPIISVGNHTGEGWFLSGEICELLDQGVNNIICVQPFGCLPSHVAGKGVLKVIRHLYPQANIVAVDYDAGASEVNQISRIKLMLSQASNKFKQT; translated from the coding sequence ATGGAACAACTTCATAGACTGGGCATCGATATTGGTTCCACCACCCTTAAAATTGTGGTTCTCAATCGTGATGCTAACATAATATTTTCTGATTACAAAAGACATTTTGCTCAAATCCCCGAAACTCTAGCTACTATGCTCCAAGAAGCAATAAGCCAGGTCGGAGATCTTCCTGTTTTAGCCGCAATTACAGGTTCTGGCGGCATGACGCTTAACAAAGCGCTTGGAATTCCACATATTCATGAAGTTGCAGCTGTCACCACCGCTCTTAAACAATATGCACCTGCAACTGATGTAGCAATTGAGCTGGGTGGGGAGGATGCTAAAATCATCTACCTTACAAATGGCTTAGAGCAGCGGATGAATGGTATCTGTGCCGGTGGTACCGGCTCTTTTATCGACCAGATGGCCACACTGTTAAAAACGGATGCCAACGGCCTAAATATCCTTGCCAAAAATTCTACCACCATTTATCCCATCGCTGCCCGGTGTGGGGTCTTTGCCAAAACTGATCTTCAGCCCCTGATTAATGAAGGGGTCAGTCAGTCTGATCTTTCAGCCTCTATTTTTCAGGCTGTAGTCAATCAGACTATCAGTGGTCTAGCTTGTGGCCGACCAATTGTCGGAAATGTAGCTTTTTTAGGTGGGCCGCTATCTTTTCTGGATGGACTGAAAGAATCTTTTATCAGAACCCTGGCCTTAAAGAAAAATCATATCATCAGTCCCGACCACGCCCACCTTTTTGCCGCAATTGGTGCCGCATCAAATATCAGCGAGCAGATGCCTGATGATTTGAGCGCAATCTTGCATCAGGTCTTATTCGGGATTCAAATCCCCTTTGAAAATAATCGCCTTGAACCGCTTTTTAAAAATGACAATCAGGTTCAGGCTTTTAAAACAAGGCATTCCCAGACAACTCTTACTAAAAGAAAGCTAGGCAATTATACAGGTGACTGTTACCTGGGAATTGACGCTGGTTCTACCACGACAAAACTAGCTTTAATTGCCGATGATGGCAGCCTGCTCTACTCATTCTACGATAACAACCAGGGAAGTCCAGTTCAAACCACTAGTCAGGCCTTAAAAGAACTCTACCGTCAGCTGCCGCAAACTGCGGTCATCAGACAGTCGTGTGTTACCGGCTATGGCGAAAGCTTATTAAAAGCCGCCTTTAACCTGGATCTGGGGGAAGTAGAAACCCTTGCGCACTACAAGGCTGCGCAGTTTTTTGAACCATCAGTAGAAGCTATACTTGACATCGGCGGTCAGGATATGAAATTCATCCGAATTAAAGATCAGCAAATCGACAGCATATTATTAAATGAAGCCTGTTCCTCTGGCTGCGGGTCTTTTCTGGAAACCTTTGCTGCATCTCTAAATTTGTCGATTGAAGATTTTTCGCAGCTGGCCATGGCGGCTCAAAATCCTGTAGATCTGGGAAACCGATGCACCGTCTTTATGAATTCCCGGGTTAAACAGGCTCAGAAGGAAGAGGCAAATCTTTCGGATATTGCCGCCGGTTTAAGCTATGCGGTCATAAAAAACGCTCTCTTTAAGGTCATTAAACTAACCGATGCCCAGTACCTGGGTCAAAAGGTTGTCGTCCAGGGCGGCAGCTTTTTAAATGATGCCGTTCTCAGAAGTTTTGAAATGCTTACCGGACTTACAGCAATCCGGCCCCAACAAGCGGGAATTATGGGGGCTTTGGGCGCAGCTTTAATTGCTCGGGATAGTAAAGAGAAATCAACCCTTCTATCGGCCAGACAACTGGAGCAGCTGAAGATCTCAACCGTTACTGAACGCTGTAAGCGCTGTGCCAACGCCTGTCTGCTGACGATCAACTCTTTTTCGGATGACCGCAAGCATGTCTCTGGAAATCGGTGCGAACGCGGACAAACTCAGCATATCCCTAAATATCAGAAAAGTAATGAAACAGGAATACATCTTAAAACTGTCCCCAATCTTTATGATTATAAATTAAAACGGACTTTTTCCTATACATCCCTTCCAACCGACCAGGCCCAAAGGGGAAAGGTGGGTATTCCCAGAGTTTTAAATATGTACGAAAACTATCCCTTCTGGCATACTTTTTTCACCCAACTTTCCTATCAGGTAGTACTTTCGCCGCTATCCAGTCATAAAATATATGAGCTGGGAATGGAATCAATGCCCAGTGAAACAGCCTGTTACCCAGCGAAACTGGCCCACGGACATGTAAAATGGCTGATCAGTCAGGGCATCGATACGATATTTTACCCCTGTGTGGCTTACGAACGAAAAGAGTTTTGTGACGCCAATGATCATTACAATTGTCCTATGGTCACCTCTTATCCCGAAAATATTGCAAACAATATCGATAATCTGATTAACTTTGAAAAGCCTTTTCTGTCTTTTGAAAGCAAGCGTATCCTTAAAAAAAGATTACTGGAGCTTTTCTCCACCGAAAAAAACATCCCTGTACGCGAGGTTTCATCAGCTGTCGATGCCGGCTGGGCGGAACTCCTGCAAGCACGGGCCGATCTGTCACGTAAAGGGGAGGAAACTCTGGATTTTTTAGAAATAAACGGTAGCAGAGGGATAGTCCTCTCCGGCCGACCATATCATCTTGATCCGGCAATAAATCATGGCATTCCCGACCTGATCGCTTCGTATGGGGTCGCAGTTTTAACCGAGGATTCTATTTCTCATTTGGGGCGGGTGGATAGGCCAACCCTGGTCTTAGACCAATGGATGTATCATTCCCGGCTCTATGCCGCTGCTGCATATGTCGGTACCCAGGACAATCTGGAGCTGGTCCAGCTTAATTCTTTTGGCTGTGGTCTTGACGCAGTAGCTTGTGATCAGGTAGCTGAAATGCTGGAAAAATCCAATAAGACAAATACTGTTTTAAAAATCGATGAGATAAAAAATACTGCTGCAGTCAGAATCCGTATCCGATCACTGCTGGCTGTACTAGACCAAAATAGGCAAAGTCCGTCGCAAAGGATCAATACTGCTCATCAGCGGGTCATCTTTACAAAAGCAATGAAGCAGAACTATACCATTCTTGCTCCGCAAATGTCTCCGATTCATTTCGATTTTTTAACCCCAGTTTTTAAATCCTGTGGTTATAAATTCGAATTTCTGCAAGATTTTGGTCCGGAAGTCATCACTCTTGGCCTGCAATATGTCAATAACGACGCCTGCTTTCCTTCCATAATCGTCGTGGGCCAGATGATGTCTGCTCTTTTATCCGGTCAGTATGATCTGAGTCAAATAGCGGTAATGATGATGCAAACTGGTGGGGGATGCCGGGCATCCAATTATATCGGTTTTATTCGCCGTGCTCTGGATAAAGCAGGCTTTTCCCATATTCCTGTCATCTCCTTAAATCCTGTCGGCCTGGAAAAAAACCCCGGCTTTAGTGTCTCACCAAAGCTTTTATTTAACGGACTCCAGGGGCTAATCTATGGTGATGTCCTTAGCCATCTCCTTTTACGAACCAGACCATACGAACTGGAAGCCGGTTCAGCCAATAATCTTTATCAAAAATGGCGGGATCGATGTATAAAAACCCTTGAAAGCAAAACACCCTGGAAGGATTACAAGCAAAATATCAACGAAATGGTTGCCGATTTTGAAGTCCTCGCACTGAGGCAAACAGTCAGAAAACCACGGGTGGGAATTGTCGGCGAGATTTATGTCAAATATCTGCCAACTGCCAATAATCATCTGGTCAATTTACTGGAAGCAGACGGAGTTGAAGTAGAGGTTCCCGGAATTTTTAACTTCTTTTCTTACTGCTGTTACGACTATGTTTTTAACGCCCGATATTTGGGCAAAGAAAAGGTTCTGTCCCATTTAGGAAAAGCATCAATCAAAATCCTGGAATTCTTGCGAAAACCGGCAAGTGATGCGCTATTTTCCAGCCAGCGATTTATCCCGCCAACACCCATCTCAAAACTGATCGATTTTGCCGAACCGATTATCTCTGTAGGCAACCATACTGGAGAAGGCTGGTTTTTAAGCGGTGAAATCTGCGAACTCCTTGACCAGGGTGTCAATAATATTATCTGTGTTCAGCCTTTTGGCTGCCTTCCCAGTCATGTAGCCGGCAAAGGCGTATTAAAAGTAATCCGCCATCTTTATCCCCAGGCCAATATCGTGGCCGTAGACTATGATGCCGGAGCCAGTGAGGTTAATCAGATTAGCCGTATTAAGCTGATGCTGAGTCAGGCATCCAACAAATTTAAGCAGACTTAA
- a CDS encoding NAD-dependent epimerase/dehydratase family protein has protein sequence MKKRIFLLTGATGLLGGNIVRALVESCEEVHALVMPGDPAVSKMPENVEIIEGDLLDSESLEQFFYSENEADLIVIHAAGLVTLDPKPNENVRAVNVDGTKNIVEKCLKYKVKKLVYISSTSVIPELPHGQLISEVDSFNEDLVIGYYAKTKTMATKIVMEAVRNHNLDASIVFPSGIFGPNDYSYGLITSSVIMFAQGKIKISIGGTFNSVDARDLAHGVIACAQKGRKGEGYIMANRCYTFKQLIVSICDAAGIKRPRFNIPLLLLRPYAGLGGLYGKLTRTPSWFSHFTIYNLERNNNYDTQKAEAELGFICRTLNESIIDTVVWLKDVGKLK, from the coding sequence ATGAAAAAGCGAATTTTTTTACTGACAGGAGCCACCGGACTTCTAGGCGGAAATATTGTCAGAGCACTGGTTGAGAGTTGCGAAGAGGTTCACGCTCTGGTGATGCCAGGTGATCCTGCCGTTTCTAAAATGCCGGAAAACGTGGAAATAATCGAAGGCGACCTCTTAGATTCTGAATCCCTGGAACAATTTTTTTATAGCGAAAATGAAGCTGACCTGATTGTAATCCATGCCGCAGGGCTAGTCACCCTCGACCCTAAACCTAATGAAAACGTTAGAGCAGTTAATGTTGACGGCACAAAGAATATTGTTGAAAAATGTCTAAAGTATAAGGTTAAAAAACTGGTTTATATCAGCTCCACCAGCGTTATTCCTGAGTTGCCACATGGTCAGTTGATAAGCGAAGTCGATTCTTTTAATGAAGACCTGGTTATTGGCTACTACGCCAAAACAAAAACAATGGCCACAAAAATTGTGATGGAGGCTGTGCGTAATCATAATCTTGATGCGTCTATCGTTTTTCCCAGCGGAATTTTCGGACCAAATGATTACAGCTACGGCCTAATCACCAGCAGTGTAATTATGTTTGCTCAAGGTAAGATTAAAATTTCTATTGGCGGAACCTTTAATTCTGTAGATGCCAGAGATTTGGCTCACGGAGTCATTGCCTGTGCTCAAAAGGGACGTAAAGGGGAAGGATACATAATGGCTAACCGTTGTTACACTTTTAAGCAACTAATTGTCTCTATTTGTGATGCAGCGGGTATTAAACGGCCCCGCTTCAATATTCCACTTCTCCTGCTGCGACCCTATGCCGGGTTGGGGGGGCTTTATGGCAAACTAACCAGAACACCTTCATGGTTTTCCCACTTTACCATCTATAATCTGGAGCGCAATAATAATTACGATACTCAAAAAGCTGAAGCTGAGTTGGGTTTTATCTGCCGAACCTTGAATGAATCAATCATAGATACTGTTGTCTGGCTGAAAGATGTGGGAAAGTTGAAGTAA